The following proteins are encoded in a genomic region of Chloracidobacterium sp.:
- the gap gene encoding type I glyceraldehyde-3-phosphate dehydrogenase, with protein sequence MAIKVGINGFGRIGRSVVRTWLGDKDIDLVAVNDLTDTKTLAHLLKYDSVMGNLEHTITANEGSITVEGDTFKVFSEKDPAAIDWNSVGAEIVIESTGRFTKAEDARKHLRGSVKKVIISAPAKGEDVTVVLGVNEEMYDPQNHHIISNASCTTNCLAPVAKVIHDKFGIKNALMNTIHSYTNDQQLLDLPHKDLRRARAAALSMIPTSTGAAKAIALVIPDLKGKFDGISVRVPTPDVSLVDVVINVEKETTTEEVNQALKDAANEELRGILAFCEEPLVSMDFKGNSNSSIVDAENTTVIDGNCVKILSWYDNEWGYSCRVRDLVKYVASKGL encoded by the coding sequence ATGGCTATCAAAGTTGGCATTAACGGTTTCGGACGTATCGGACGCTCGGTAGTCCGTACATGGCTTGGCGATAAGGATATTGACCTCGTCGCAGTAAATGATCTCACAGACACAAAGACGCTGGCACACCTGCTCAAGTATGATTCTGTGATGGGAAACCTCGAACACACGATCACGGCAAATGAAGGCTCGATCACGGTCGAGGGAGACACTTTTAAGGTTTTTAGCGAGAAAGACCCTGCCGCGATCGATTGGAATTCCGTCGGAGCAGAGATCGTGATCGAATCGACCGGCCGCTTTACGAAGGCCGAAGATGCCCGCAAACACCTTCGCGGAAGCGTAAAGAAGGTCATTATCTCGGCTCCGGCAAAAGGTGAGGATGTTACGGTCGTGCTTGGCGTGAACGAAGAGATGTATGATCCGCAAAATCATCATATTATTTCGAACGCGTCGTGCACAACGAACTGCCTGGCACCGGTCGCAAAGGTAATCCACGACAAGTTCGGCATCAAGAATGCCTTGATGAACACGATCCACAGCTATACGAACGATCAGCAGCTGCTTGACCTTCCTCACAAAGACCTCCGGCGTGCACGCGCCGCAGCACTCTCAATGATCCCAACCTCAACGGGTGCGGCAAAGGCGATCGCTCTTGTCATTCCTGATCTGAAAGGGAAGTTTGACGGCATTTCGGTTCGCGTTCCCACTCCGGACGTGTCTCTGGTCGATGTGGTCATCAATGTTGAGAAGGAAACGACGACCGAAGAGGTCAACCAAGCCCTCAAGGATGCTGCGAACGAAGAACTGCGGGGCATTCTTGCGTTCTGCGAAGAACCGCTTGTCTCGATGGATTTCAAAGGTAACTCGAACTCATCGATCGTTGACGCCGAAAATACGACCGTTATCGACGGCAACTGCGTAAAGATCCTGTCATGGTATGACAACGAGTGGGGTTATTCGTGCAGGGTACGCGATCTCGTAAAATATGTCGCCTCAAAAGGACTTTAA
- a CDS encoding phosphoglycerate kinase, protein MNKKSIREVDLAGKRVFLRVDFNVPIKDGVITDDTRIKAALPTIRYALEHGARLVIASHLGRPLKDKKKAEERGLPYDPAKYSLRPVFEYLSKLDDLTIAFAGDCVGGDVSANVSALNDGQALLLENLRLYAGEEANDDEFARQLADGVDVYVNDAFGTAHRAHASTEGITHFVGERVAGLLMEKEIEFLGRALHAPQRPFVAILGGAKVSDKIPVIESLIERKVDKLLIGGAMAYTFFKAQGFTVGKSLVEDDMMPKALEIEAMAKAAGVELILPTDHQVVDSFDPLNSRRTIPIEFTNAGLVGLDIGVETAARFAAALEGAKTIVWNGPMGMFEEKPFDEGTLAIAEAVARATDAGATSIVGGGDSVAAINLAGLNDRITHISTGGGATLEFLAGDVLPGVAALNDK, encoded by the coding sequence ATGAACAAAAAGAGTATTCGAGAAGTTGATCTCGCCGGTAAACGTGTATTTTTGCGGGTCGATTTTAACGTACCTATAAAGGATGGCGTCATCACCGATGACACCCGCATAAAGGCCGCTTTGCCGACTATAAGATACGCGTTGGAGCATGGCGCCCGACTTGTGATCGCATCGCATCTCGGCCGGCCTCTCAAGGATAAGAAGAAAGCGGAGGAACGCGGCCTGCCGTACGATCCGGCTAAGTATTCATTGAGGCCTGTCTTTGAGTACTTGTCGAAGTTAGATGACTTAACTATTGCATTTGCAGGCGATTGCGTTGGCGGTGATGTATCGGCGAATGTCTCTGCTTTGAATGATGGTCAGGCACTGCTGCTTGAGAATCTACGACTTTACGCTGGCGAAGAGGCCAACGACGACGAGTTCGCAAGACAACTTGCTGACGGCGTCGATGTTTATGTGAATGATGCATTCGGCACCGCTCACCGCGCTCATGCGTCAACCGAAGGCATAACGCACTTTGTAGGGGAAAGGGTCGCCGGCCTTCTGATGGAAAAGGAGATCGAGTTTCTCGGAAGGGCCTTGCATGCCCCTCAAAGGCCATTCGTCGCCATTTTGGGCGGAGCAAAGGTTTCGGATAAGATCCCGGTCATCGAATCGCTCATAGAGCGAAAGGTGGACAAACTGCTGATCGGCGGTGCTATGGCGTACACATTCTTCAAGGCACAGGGCTTCACGGTCGGAAAATCACTTGTCGAGGACGATATGATGCCCAAGGCACTCGAGATCGAGGCAATGGCGAAAGCCGCAGGCGTTGAGCTGATTCTGCCGACCGATCATCAGGTTGTTGATTCATTCGATCCGCTAAATTCACGGCGTACGATACCGATCGAGTTCACTAACGCGGGACTTGTCGGCCTTGATATCGGCGTCGAAACGGCGGCGCGTTTTGCCGCAGCACTCGAAGGTGCCAAAACTATCGTTTGGAACGGCCCGATGGGGATGTTCGAGGAAAAGCCATTTGACGAAGGGACGCTTGCTATTGCCGAAGCCGTCGCACGGGCGACGGACGCCGGTGCGACGTCGATCGTAGGCGGCGGTGATTCAGTTGCGGCGATAAACCTCGCAGGGCTTAACGATCGGATCACACACATTTCGACGGGCGGCGGCGCAACGCTCGAATTCCTTGCGGGCGATGTTTTGCCCGGAGTTGCTGCTTTGAACGATAAATAG
- a CDS encoding YitT family protein: protein MIKGVPGAVVNCGLIASGIFSAAFGLKGFLLSSHFIDGGVTGVSMLVSNIFGFSLPTLLVIFNLPFIAFGYKQIGRAFAIKSTLGIVGLAVVLQVVHFPDVTPDKLLTAVFGGLFIGAGIGLAIRGGSVLDGTEIAALLISRRSYILNVGDVILIFNVLIFLAAAFFLGIEPAMYSILTYVAATKAIDFLIHGVEEYTAIMIVSTKNDEIREALVTKLRRGVTVLKGSGGLRTAGEAAEERDILYCVVTRLEIGVIKSAVTDIDQYAFITTHTLTDVDGGLIKRQLLH, encoded by the coding sequence ATGATAAAAGGAGTTCCCGGTGCAGTTGTGAATTGCGGCCTTATTGCCTCAGGTATCTTTTCAGCTGCATTCGGACTAAAAGGTTTCCTTCTATCAAGCCATTTCATCGACGGCGGCGTCACGGGCGTTTCGATGCTCGTATCGAATATATTCGGATTTTCATTGCCCACGCTGTTGGTTATCTTTAATCTGCCGTTCATCGCTTTTGGATATAAACAGATCGGCAGGGCTTTCGCGATCAAAAGCACGCTCGGCATCGTCGGGCTTGCCGTGGTGCTGCAGGTCGTACATTTTCCCGACGTAACGCCGGACAAACTTTTGACCGCGGTATTTGGCGGACTCTTTATCGGTGCGGGCATCGGCCTCGCTATCCGCGGAGGGTCAGTTCTCGACGGCACCGAGATCGCCGCTCTATTGATCAGCCGTCGCAGTTACATACTGAACGTCGGCGATGTGATACTGATCTTTAACGTACTGATCTTTCTTGCTGCGGCGTTCTTTTTGGGCATCGAACCGGCTATGTACTCCATCTTGACCTATGTCGCGGCGACAAAGGCGATTGACTTCCTGATACACGGCGTCGAAGAGTACACTGCAATAATGATCGTATCGACAAAGAACGATGAGATCCGAGAGGCTCTGGTCACAAAGCTTCGACGCGGCGTAACCGTCTTGAAAGGAAGCGGAGGACTTCGAACAGCGGGTGAGGCCGCTGAAGAACGCGATATTCTCTACTGTGTAGTTACGCGTCTGGAGATCGGAGTGATCAAGTCCGCCGTAACGGATATTGACCAATATGCGTTCATCACTACACACACTTTGACCGATGTGGACGGAGGCCTTATCAAACGGCAACTCCTTCATTGA
- a CDS encoding triose-phosphate isomerase, which yields MRKPVIAGNWKMYKTLAEAVETALALKPLVANANHCEVIIAPVFTALKTVADRMEGSNVRISAQDCAEMNEFGARTGEVAPVMLRDVGCTHTIIGHSERRQFCGETDASVNKKTAAALAAGLTAIVCVGETLDQREIGAANAVVEAQLIQGLSGLTVADMERIIIAYEPVWAIGTGKTATPEQAQEMHAHIRRTLNDTHGADVAKAVRILYGGSVKPDNISTLMSQPDLDGALVGGASLDAESFAKIVNYK from the coding sequence ATGCGAAAACCTGTAATTGCCGGAAATTGGAAGATGTATAAGACGCTCGCCGAAGCCGTTGAGACGGCTCTTGCTCTTAAACCGCTCGTTGCGAATGCGAACCATTGCGAGGTCATTATTGCACCTGTTTTTACCGCACTGAAGACCGTTGCAGACCGTATGGAAGGCTCAAATGTACGTATCTCTGCCCAAGATTGTGCCGAAATGAACGAGTTCGGAGCACGAACCGGCGAGGTTGCACCTGTCATGCTGCGCGACGTAGGCTGTACGCATACCATTATCGGTCACAGCGAGCGGCGGCAGTTCTGCGGCGAGACCGATGCCTCGGTCAACAAGAAGACGGCTGCAGCACTTGCGGCCGGGCTTACGGCGATCGTTTGCGTGGGCGAAACGCTCGATCAGCGTGAGATAGGTGCGGCAAATGCAGTGGTCGAGGCACAGTTGATACAGGGCCTGTCAGGTTTGACAGTTGCCGACATGGAACGTATCATAATCGCTTACGAGCCTGTCTGGGCGATAGGTACCGGTAAGACGGCAACGCCCGAACAGGCTCAAGAAATGCACGCTCATATCCGCCGAACGCTTAACGATACGCACGGCGCGGATGTAGCAAAAGCCGTCCGTATCCTTTATGGCGGCTCGGTCAAACCGGACAACATCTCGACGCTTATGTCGCAGCCCGATCTTGACGGTGCATTGGTCGGCGGAGCCAGCCTCGATGCTGAAAGCTTCGCTAAGATCGTTAATTATAAGTAA
- the secG gene encoding preprotein translocase subunit SecG, producing the protein MYGIFFLSCIVLVGAVLLQPGKTDAGALFTSNVASSALAPRGTTSVLSKITIAAAVIFMVSALLLSMPALTGNVSVLSSNPDSTASETEAVTEAPANPAPADANANTAAPADNTEAAPAANSVLVPDTGHGAVIKEEPDSTKKPVEKK; encoded by the coding sequence TTGTACGGAATATTTTTTCTCTCTTGTATCGTCTTGGTCGGCGCGGTACTTTTGCAGCCCGGCAAGACCGATGCGGGAGCGTTGTTCACGAGCAACGTTGCGAGCTCGGCACTTGCTCCGCGCGGAACAACAAGCGTCCTGTCAAAGATCACCATCGCGGCAGCCGTTATTTTTATGGTCTCGGCTCTTTTGCTTTCGATGCCGGCATTGACAGGCAATGTTTCAGTACTTTCGAGCAACCCTGACAGTACTGCTTCGGAAACTGAAGCAGTCACCGAGGCACCCGCTAATCCGGCACCCGCGGATGCGAATGCGAATACTGCGGCTCCCGCCGATAACACGGAAGCGGCGCCGGCCGCGAATTCAGTTCTCGTTCCGGATACCGGCCATGGCGCGGTGATCAAGGAAGAACCCGACAGCACAAAGAAGCCCGTCGAGAAGAAGTAG